The genomic segment TATTATAGGAGGTCCTGGGTCCCCCATATAATGATATTATAggaggtcctgtgtcccccatatAATGATATTATAGGAGGTCCTGTGCCCCAATACAGTGATATTACAGCAGGTCCTGTGCCCTCTATGTAGTGATATTACATGAGGTCCTGTGCCCCCCTATATAGAGATATTACAATAGGTCCTGTGCCCCAATATAGTTATATTACCGTAAGTCCTGTTCCCCCTTATAGTGATATTACAGTATGTCCTGTGCCCCCCACTTAGTAATTTTCAAGAGGTCCTGTGCCCCCCTTATAGTGATATTACAAGAGGTCCTGTTACCCTCCACATACTAATATTATACGAGGTCCTGTGCCCCTATATACTGATATTATAAGGTCCTGTGCCCCCTATATACTGATATTATAAGAGGTCATGTGCCCCTTTATAGTGATATTACAACAGGTCCTGTGCCCGTATATAGTGATATTACAGAATGTCCTGTGCCCCCCACTTAGTAATTTTCAAGAGGTCCTGTGCCCCCCTTatagtgatattacaggaggtccTGTTACCCTCCACATACTAATATTATACGAGGACCTGTGCCCCTATATACTGATATTATAAGGTCCTGTGCCCCCTATATACTGATATTATAAGAGgtcatgtgccccctttatagtgatATTACAAGAGGTCCTGTGCCCCCCATATAGTGATATTACAGGACATCCTGTGCCCCCCCATATAGTGATATTACAGGACGTCCTGTGCCCCTTATATAGTGATATTACAGGACGTCCTGTGCCCCTTATATAGTGATATTATAGGACGTCCTGTGCCCCTTATATAGTGATATTATAGGACGTCCTGTGCCCCCTATATAGTGATATTACAGGACGTCCTGTGCCCCCTATATAGTGATATTATAGGACGTCCTGTGCCCCCTATATAGTGATATTACAGGACGTCCTGTGCCCCCCATATAGTGATATTACAGGACATCCTGAGCCCCCCATATAGTGATATTACAGGACATCCTGAGCCCCCCATATAGTGATATTACAGGACATCCTGAGCCCCCCCATATAGTGatattacaggacgtcctgaccccccccccccccccatatagtgATATTATAGGACgtcctgtgccccctttatagagaTATGTGGCACACAGGGCCCTCTCATTTTGCATTGTGTCCAGGAGCCGGTTATGACCTCTCTTGTATCTATACGTATGGCCTTATTCTGTGACATGAGGCAGCCAGCTGAactgtgattgcagctctggatgtagTGGTCAGTGGGTCCTGAGCTTGTACTACATACACATGTGGCTGCAGAGCTCTGGAGAGGAGTGCAAGCTCTGCGGCACAGAGAGCAGTTTGGAGAGCCGGGCCGGTGGCTCATGTTCCCGGCTGCACTGATGAGAGGTCCGGTCAGGGTTCCTCAGGACAGATGCCAGCCATAGGATGGACCCCCGCAGAGGGGCACTGAATCACATTTTCACACCTTGTTAAAAACAAAAAGCGCCTTCATCAGGAGTttgtttttctgcttttaaaatcAGGAAATGAGTTTTATGGGATTTCCAGGTTCTGGCCTCGACCCGCAACAAACTGATATAAATATATGAGGCTTAAGAGAAAAAATCCAAAACCAGTAGAGATAGAGGAAGAGAGCGTGGCCTCAGCGCAGCCATGGTGCCCTCCACTCTGCCCGTCCTGGCtctgctcctgctgctgccatctgcacagACTCGCTGCTACTTCCAAGCCAAAGGTGAGTACCTGCAGCCCAGAGTGTACACCAGACATACAGGGGCCGGACCTAGAGGTGTATCAtgccttatactccagtcacgtaCAGAGCTGCAGCCGCATCAtgccttatactccagtcacctacAGAGCTGCAGCCGCATCAtgccttatactccagtcacgtaCAGAGCTGCAGCCGCATCAtgccttatactccagtcacgtaCAGAGCTGCCGCCACATCAtgccttatactccagtcacgtaCAGAGCTGCAGCCGCATCAtgccttatactccagtcacgtaCAGAGCTGCCGCCACATCAtgccttatactccagtcacgtaCAGAGCTGCCGCCACATCAtgccttatactccagtcacgtaCAGAGCTGCCGCCACATCATGCCTTATACTCCAGTCGCACCCAGGGCTGCAGCCACATGCCTTATACTCCAGTCGCACCCAGGGCTGCAGCCACATCATGCCTTTTACTCCAGTCGCACCCAGGGCTGCAGCCACATCATGCTTTTTACTCCAGTCACACCCGaggctccagccacatcatcttaTACTCCAGTCGCACCCAGGGCTGCAGCCACATCATTATGCCTTATACTCCAGTCGCACCCAAGGCTGCAGCCACATCATGCCTTATACTCCAGTTACgtacagagctgcagtcacatcaTGCCTTTTACTCTAGTTACCTACAGAGCTGCAGCcacatcatgtcttatactccagttacATTCAGAGCTGCAGCCACATCATGCCTTATACTCCAGTTACACCCAGAACTGCCTTATACTCCAATTacacccagagctgcagccacactatgtcttatactccagttacaccctgagctgcagctgCATCATGCCGAATACTCCAGTTTTTCAATTTTTaggcaaaaaattagcaaatcttgagtttttaattttttctcataACGCAAATCAATGCACATTAAtttgttaaaaatattttaatagttcagacatttttgaaTGAGGCGATACCTAACagttttattttgtttatatatttgtatatgtaaAATTGGTAAACGGGGTGATTTAAAtgttacatttttttacttttacagtgaCAAGGTTTAAGCCCCATAGGGGGCTAGAACTTGGTTTCCCTTGTCTTATTTACCCTAATCACCATTTTCAcactgctgtataatacagccggCACCTGCCGCTTATGGAGGGGGCTGCAGCCTGCTCCGTAACCTACAggaatacctgatttatagccatTTATGACATATTAATTcataacgaatcaaatttcttgtcaaagtttggcaaatcgaatatttcaacatgtCGCTCATTACTAGTCCATACCATGGAGGAAAGAGAGGGGTGCCAGGAACAGAACCAGGGACATGTCCAGACCATGCAGGGTAGAGAGGGGTGCCCAGGACAGAACCAGGGTCATGTCCAGACCACACAGGGAAGAGAGGGGTGCCAGGAACAGAACCAGGGACATGTCCAGACCATGCAGGGTAGAGAGGGGTGCCCAGGACAGAACCAGGGTCATGTCCAGACCACACAGGGAAGAGAGGGGTGCCAGGAACAGAACCAGGGACATGTCCAGACTACGCGGGGAAGAGAGAGGTGCCAGGAACAGCACTAGGGACATGTCCAGACTACGCGGGGAAGAGACAGGTGCCAGGAACAGCACTAGGGACATGTCCAGACCATGCAGAGAAGAGAGGGGTGCCAGGAACAGAACCAGGGACATGTCCAGACCATGCAAGGAAGAGAGGGGTGCCCAGGACAGAACCAGGGTCATGTCCAGACCACACAGGGAAGAGAGGGGTGCCCAGGACAGAACCAGGGGCATGTCCAGACTACGCGGGGAAGAGAGAGGTGCCAGGAACAGCACTAGGGACATGTCCAGACTACGCGGGGAAGAGACAGGTGCCAGGAACAGCACTAGGGACATGTCCAGACCATGCAGGGAAGAGAGGGGTGCCAAGGACAGAACCAGGGACATGTCCAGACCACACAGGGAAGAGGGGTGCCCAGGACAGAACCAGGGGCATGTCTAGACTACGCGGGGAAGAGAGGGTGCCAGGAACAGCACTAGGGACATGTTCAGACCACGCAGGAAAGAGAGAGGTGCCAGGAACAGTCTAGGGACATGTCCAGGTCATGCAGGGAGGAGAGGGTGCCAGGAACAGCACTAGGGACATGTCCAGACCATGCAGGGAAGAGAGGGGTCCCAGGAACAGCACTAGGGACATGTCCAGACCATGCAGGGAAGAGAGGGTGCCAGGAACAGCACTAGGGACATGTCCAGGTCATGCAGGGAGGAGGGGGTGCCAGGAACAGCACCAAGAACATGTCCAGACCATGCAGGGAAAAGAGGGGTCCCAGGAACAGCACTAAGGACATGTCCAGACAATGCAGGGAAAAGAGGGGTGCCAGGAATAGCACTTGGGACATGTCTACACCATGCAGGGAGGAGAGGGGTGCCAGGAACAGCACTAGGGACATGTCCAGGTCATGCAGGGAGGAGGGGGTGCCAGGAAAAGCACAATAAACATGTCCAGACCATGCAGGGAAGAGAGGGTGCCAGGAAAAGCACAATGGACATGTCAAGACCATGCAGGGAGGAGAGGGGTGCCAGGAATAGCACTAGGGACATGTCCAGGTCATGCAGGGAGGAGAGGGGTGCCAGGAACAGAACCAGGGACATGTCCAGACCACACAGGGAAGAGAGGGTGCCAGGAAAAgcacaatggacatgtccagaccatgCAGGGAGGAGAGGGTGCCAGGAACAGAACCAGGGACATGTCCAGACCATGCAGGGAAGAGAGGGTGCCAGGAACAGCACTAGGGACATGTCCAGGTCATGCAGGGAGGAAGAGAGGGTGCCAGGACCAGCACTAGGGACATGTCCAGGTCATGCAGGGAGGAGGGGGTGCCAGGAAAAGCACAATAAACATGTCCAGACCATGCAGGGAAGAGAGGGTGCCAGGAAAAGCACAATGGACATGTCAAGACCATGCAGGGAGGAGAGGGGTGCCAGGAATAGCACTAGGGACATGTCCAGGTCATGCAGGGAGGAGAGGGGTGCCAGGAACAGAACCAGGGACATGTCCAGACCACACAGGGAAGAGAGGGTGCCAGGAAAAgcacaatggacatgtccagaccatgCAGGGAGGAGAGGGTGCCAGGAACAGAACCAGGGACATGTCCAGACCATGCAGGGAAGAGAGGGTGCCAGGAATAGCACTAGGGACATGTCCAGGTCATGCAGGGAGGAGAGGGGTGCCAGGAAAAgcacaatggacatgtccagaccacaCAGGGAAGAGAGGGTGCCAGGAAAAgcacaatggacatgtccagaccatgCAGGGAGGAGAGGGTGCCAGGAACAGAACCAGGGACATGTCCAGACCATGCAGGGAAGAGAGGGTGCCAGGAATAGCACTAGGGACATGTCCAGGTCATGCAGGGAAGAGAGGGTGCCAGGACCAGCACTAGGGACATGTCCAGGTCATGCAGGGAAGAGAGGGGTGCCAAGACCAGCACTAGGGACATGTCCAGGTCATGCAGGGAAGAGAGGGTGCCAGGAACAGCACAATGAACATGTCCAGCTatctaaactggtgtaaaggaaacctgggttagttgcacatagcaaccagattccacctttcatttttcagagctcctttggaaaataaaaggtggaatctgattggttcctagGGACAACTAAATTAGTCTTCCTTTACAcaatttttgataaatctcccccattaaaAGGTGCATTCAGATGCGACTGTGACTAAATGGTATATGCAGTCATCTTTGCAACTGCTGCAGAAACAATCCCATTCAGAAGGATGAAACAGATTTGAGAAAATTTGCACAACAAAGTGGCTGCAGATGAACTTGACCCAAGATTTCTTCCGCACGGTCAATTTATGCAAGCCAAAATCAGGGACATTGGAAAGGTCGGTCCCTCTTTTAATTTTTAGGACCCTTCCCACTACCATTGGGATTATCCTGAGCGTGTGGTGGAGAAGCAGAGCAGCCCTCAGTTACCTCTTATATGTAACCATCCCATCATACATGTTCTCCTCGCACATGCTTCATGCCTTTGTGTTACAGCTCTGTGTCGCTATTCTGGGAAGAGTTTCAAGCTGGGGGAATCATGGCTGGGGCCAGACTGCCAGCTCTGCACCTGCCTGCACCCTGTGGGAGTAGGGTGTTGTGAGATGTGAGTATCCAGCTTCTTATAgatcttatactgtagaatataataGGAAAACCGCTGCCTTAGAGGCTGCACTACTTCTGTGAGGCAGTGTGGTCAAGGAGACATCGTCCACATCAATGACCACAAATAACCGATGTGAGTCAACACAAGGGCGCAAATGTaataatcctgtagatggtgtaagcttagcccggcctgtaGACCTGCCCCAGatatactaatcctatagatggtgtgaacttagcccggcctctagacctgccccagatatactaatcctatagatggtgtaagcttagcccggcctctagacctgccccAGATA from the Bufo bufo chromosome 2, aBufBuf1.1, whole genome shotgun sequence genome contains:
- the LOC120991937 gene encoding prostate-associated microseminoprotein, whose product is MVPSTLPVLALLLLLPSAQTRCYFQAKALCRYSGKSFKLGESWLGPDCQLCTCLHPVGVGCCEITQHPIDFPSWCEARYDPQTCQISVVQKANPNLPCVHSADYEWGSAGTPEPSTQNVYPTHLGR
- the LOC120991936 gene encoding collagen alpha-3(IV) chain-like, coding for MSRPCRVEREVPGTALGTCPDYAGKRQVPGTALGTCPDHAEKRGVPGTEPGTCPDHARKRGGARNSTRDMSRPCREERGPRNSTRDMSRPCREERVPGTALGTCPDHAGKRGVPGTALRTCPDNAGKRGVPGIALGTCLHHAGRRGVPGTALGTCPDHAGRRGVPGIALGTCPGHAGRRGVPGTEPGTCPDHTGKRGCQEKHNGHVQTMQGGEGARNRTRDMSRPCREERVPGTALGTCPDHAGRRGVPGIALGTCPGHAGRRGVPGTEPGTCPDHTGKRGVPGTEPGTCPDHAGKRGCQE